The DNA window GAAATCGGGCACCGATTGAGCTAATGAAGAAGTGGGCCTTCTCCTGATCGGAGTTGGCTCCGGTAATAAACTCCCCTGAAATCTGACCTGTTTTTTAAGAGGGGAGAGATTGATTTCAACGGAATCTTCTTGTCCCATCATCTTTCTTCGAAGTTTCGATTCTCTAAGATCTGCGTACGCTTTGTAACGAGGACCTCTTTCAAAGACGAAGCTTTCATTGTTGAATTCAAATTGAGAGAGAATTAGGGATTTGGGATCGAACAGAGATTCCATTTGTTGGGTCGCCGGTGAAATGAAAGAAACAGATGCTCCGGCCATTTTCCGATGAGTAGTAAAATATTGaacaaggaagaagatgaagaagaagaagaaggaaaggtTCGTTCTTGCGGTGagaattttaagaaaaaataaaaattattatataataaagtgATTTCTCAACGGTCTTATTAtaacttttctctctcttaaatcCTCAACGTTCCGATTATGGGTCCCACCTTTGAATATTTACCAAAGTATATTACTTTTTAACCCTACCattattttaatctatttatttcaccaactttataat is part of the Impatiens glandulifera chromosome 1, dImpGla2.1, whole genome shotgun sequence genome and encodes:
- the LOC124922466 gene encoding uncharacterized protein LOC124922466, whose product is MAGASVSFISPATQQMESLFDPKSLILSQFEFNNESFVFERGPRYKAYADLRESKLRRKMMGQEDSVEINLSPLKKQVRFQGSLLPEPTPIRRRPTSSLAQSVPDFSAVIRKENRKPANMLPPLAEKSATTPPAKSSSKMYGVGSRSTGGSRSANSLEKKGGGILARKSYASIEELRGISTAAANGIGRSSRGGGIVKGIMTGYRQ